A window of Streptomyces caniferus contains these coding sequences:
- a CDS encoding MarR family winged helix-turn-helix transcriptional regulator has product MTELSRRLDAHQRSRIAELDLTPTQAKALEELGEPKTARELAGVLCCEPPNVTYVISKLEKQGMVVRRPHPLDGRAKQLVLTDEGRELRLDLLRRMGTASPLDHLSHEERAALRDDLLKALGRGA; this is encoded by the coding sequence GTGACGGAACTGAGCCGTCGGCTGGACGCCCATCAGCGCAGCCGGATCGCCGAGCTCGATCTGACGCCGACGCAGGCCAAGGCGCTGGAGGAACTCGGCGAGCCGAAGACCGCGCGAGAGCTGGCCGGGGTGCTGTGCTGCGAGCCGCCGAATGTCACCTATGTCATCTCCAAGCTGGAGAAGCAGGGCATGGTCGTGCGCCGGCCGCACCCCTTGGACGGGCGGGCCAAGCAGCTCGTACTCACCGATGAGGGGCGGGAGTTGCGGCTCGATCTGCTGCGGCGGATGGGGACCGCCTCGCCGCTCGACCACCTGTCGCACGAGGAGCGCGCCGCGTTGCGCGATGACCTGCTGAAGGCGCTGGGGCGGGGCGCCTGA
- a CDS encoding SDR family oxidoreductase, with amino-acid sequence MGTHLITGAGSGIGAAVARRLAERGEDLWLLARNAVRAKELAAEFPGARTLVGDLAHPEKLSWAFGQQPLPDRIDSLLHSAGVIELGAVGDLPAKAWQRQLAANLVAPAELTRLLLPLVRVAQGMVVFVNSGAGLHANPQWGAYAASKHGLKALADSLRAEEHDNGVRVTSVYPGRTATPMQESTHRQEGKEYDPSRWIDPESVATAIMTAIDLPRDAEINDVSVRPGR; translated from the coding sequence ATGGGTACGCACTTGATCACGGGCGCAGGGTCGGGCATCGGAGCGGCGGTCGCACGGCGGCTCGCGGAGCGCGGGGAGGACCTGTGGCTGCTGGCGCGTAACGCGGTCCGGGCCAAGGAGCTGGCGGCGGAGTTCCCCGGCGCCCGTACGCTCGTGGGCGACCTCGCCCACCCCGAGAAGCTGTCCTGGGCCTTCGGGCAGCAGCCGCTGCCGGACCGGATCGACTCCCTGCTGCACAGCGCGGGCGTCATCGAGCTGGGCGCGGTCGGCGATCTGCCGGCCAAGGCCTGGCAGCGGCAGCTCGCCGCCAACCTCGTCGCGCCCGCCGAACTCACCCGGCTGCTGCTGCCGCTGGTACGGGTCGCCCAGGGCATGGTGGTCTTCGTCAACTCCGGTGCCGGGCTCCACGCGAACCCCCAGTGGGGCGCGTACGCGGCGAGCAAGCACGGCCTCAAGGCGCTGGCCGACTCGCTGCGCGCGGAGGAGCACGACAACGGGGTCCGGGTGACCTCGGTCTACCCGGGGCGGACGGCCACGCCGATGCAGGAGAGCACCCACCGGCAGGAGGGCAAGGAGTACGACCCGTCCCGCTGGATCGACCCGGAGTCCGTCGCGACGGCCATCATGACGGCCATCGATCTGCCGCGCGACGCGGAGATCAACGATGTGTCGGTGCGGCCCGGGCGCTGA
- a CDS encoding TIGR00730 family Rossman fold protein, producing the protein MNICVFCSAADLDDRYVVPARRFAELIGKGGHALVWGGSDTGLMKVMADGVQEAGGKLIGVSVEFLAHKAREGADEMVVTKDLAERKAQMLARADAVVVMVGGTGTLDEATEILELRKHGMHTKPVVLLNTAGFYDGLKEQFQRMESEGFLPIPLTDLVFFAADGVGALAYLEEKAGIQA; encoded by the coding sequence ATGAATATCTGCGTCTTCTGCTCCGCCGCCGACCTCGACGACCGTTATGTCGTTCCCGCCCGACGGTTCGCCGAGCTGATCGGCAAGGGCGGGCATGCGCTGGTCTGGGGCGGCTCGGACACCGGCCTGATGAAGGTCATGGCCGACGGGGTGCAGGAGGCCGGCGGGAAGCTGATCGGCGTCTCCGTGGAGTTCCTGGCGCACAAGGCGCGCGAGGGCGCCGATGAGATGGTCGTCACCAAGGACCTCGCCGAGCGCAAGGCGCAGATGCTGGCCCGCGCCGATGCCGTCGTCGTGATGGTCGGCGGCACGGGCACGCTGGACGAGGCCACCGAGATCCTGGAACTGCGCAAGCACGGCATGCACACCAAGCCGGTGGTGCTGCTGAACACCGCGGGTTTCTACGACGGGTTGAAGGAGCAGTTCCAGCGGATGGAGTCGGAGGGCTTCCTGCCGATTCCGCTCACCGACCTGGTCTTCTTCGCGGCGGACGGCGTCGGCGCGCTCGCCTACCTGGAGGAGAAGGCGGGAATCCAGGCCTGA
- the gdhA gene encoding NADP-specific glutamate dehydrogenase: MSTVQSEVNPGIRRAGPASLYAELVRRNPGEPEFHQAALEVLETLAPVLTARPEFAEAKILERICEPERQIMFRVPWQDDSGAIHVNRGFRVEFNSALGPYKGGLRFHSSVNLGIVKFLGFEQIFKNSLTGLNIGGGKGGSDFDPHGKSDAEVMRFCQSFMTELHRHLGEHTDVPAGDIGVGGREIGYLFGQYRRITNRWEPGVLTGKGLAWGGSKARTEATGYGNVLFTEEMLKQRGEELDGQQVVVSGSGNVAIYTIEKAQALGANVLTCSDSGGYVVDEKGIDLALLRQIKEVERGRISEYAERRGVSATYVPGGRVWDVACDVALPSATQNELDEDAARILVRNGVKAVSEGANMPTTPAAVTLLKGAGVAFGPGKAANAGGVATSALEMRQNSSREAWSFERTEGELATIMRSIHHRCYETAERFGLPGDYVAGANIAGFERVADAMLDQGLI, encoded by the coding sequence ATGTCGACTGTTCAATCTGAGGTCAATCCCGGCATTCGTCGGGCCGGGCCGGCATCACTGTACGCCGAGCTGGTCCGGCGGAATCCCGGTGAGCCCGAGTTCCACCAGGCGGCGCTCGAGGTGCTGGAGACGCTGGCCCCCGTGCTGACGGCGCGCCCGGAGTTCGCCGAGGCGAAGATCCTGGAGCGGATCTGCGAGCCGGAGCGGCAGATCATGTTCCGGGTCCCCTGGCAGGACGACTCCGGGGCGATTCACGTCAACCGGGGCTTCCGGGTGGAATTCAACAGCGCGCTCGGCCCGTACAAGGGCGGTCTGCGCTTCCACTCGTCCGTGAATCTGGGGATTGTGAAGTTCCTCGGATTCGAGCAGATTTTCAAGAATTCCCTGACCGGGCTGAACATCGGCGGTGGCAAGGGCGGCAGCGACTTCGATCCGCACGGCAAGTCGGACGCCGAAGTGATGCGCTTCTGCCAGTCGTTCATGACGGAGCTGCACCGCCACCTCGGTGAGCACACGGACGTACCGGCGGGCGACATCGGCGTGGGCGGCCGGGAGATCGGCTACCTCTTCGGCCAGTACCGGCGGATCACCAACCGCTGGGAGCCCGGTGTGCTGACCGGCAAGGGCCTGGCCTGGGGCGGCTCCAAGGCCCGTACGGAGGCCACCGGCTACGGCAATGTGCTGTTCACCGAGGAGATGCTCAAGCAGCGCGGCGAGGAGCTCGACGGGCAGCAGGTGGTGGTCTCCGGGTCCGGCAATGTCGCGATCTACACCATCGAGAAGGCGCAGGCACTCGGCGCCAACGTCCTGACCTGCTCGGACTCCGGCGGCTATGTCGTCGACGAGAAGGGCATCGACCTGGCGCTGCTGCGGCAGATCAAGGAGGTCGAGCGCGGCCGGATCAGCGAGTACGCCGAGCGGCGCGGGGTGTCCGCCACATACGTGCCCGGTGGGCGGGTGTGGGACGTCGCGTGCGATGTGGCGCTGCCGTCGGCGACGCAGAACGAGCTGGACGAGGACGCCGCCCGGATCCTGGTCCGTAACGGCGTCAAGGCGGTCTCCGAGGGCGCCAACATGCCGACCACCCCGGCGGCGGTGACGCTGCTCAAGGGGGCCGGGGTGGCCTTCGGTCCCGGTAAGGCCGCCAACGCGGGCGGCGTGGCGACCAGCGCGCTGGAGATGCGGCAGAACTCCTCGCGCGAGGCCTGGTCCTTCGAGCGTACGGAGGGGGAGCTCGCGACGATCATGCGCTCCATCCACCACCGCTGCTACGAGACCGCGGAACGGTTCGGGCTGCCCGGTGACTATGTCGCGGGCGCCAATATCGCCGGCTTCGAGCGGGTCGCCGACGCGATGCTGGACCAGGGGCTGATCTAG
- a CDS encoding VC0807 family protein, whose protein sequence is MLPLVLDVGVPLGSYYLLSGGFGLSEVAALGWSSVVPALRTLWGLVRGAGVNGLALVMLVVNLVGLAMSVMTGDPRLMLAKDSGVSSVVGISMIVSVFMGKPLMTAGLKPFVTKGKADRSAAWDRLMAGSAPFRRAERRFSLIWGTVLVVECVARVIGAYTLPVHTMVWLGTVLTVVAILVAMVVAGGGAAEPMERMVSAETERAGGPQAGGAGTEATSAVAAAPAVTAVTGS, encoded by the coding sequence CTGCTGCCGCTGGTCCTGGACGTGGGGGTCCCGCTGGGCTCGTACTACCTCCTCAGCGGCGGGTTCGGGCTGAGCGAGGTCGCGGCGCTGGGCTGGAGCAGTGTGGTGCCGGCGCTGCGCACGCTCTGGGGGCTGGTGCGGGGCGCCGGGGTCAACGGCCTTGCGCTGGTGATGCTCGTCGTCAACCTCGTCGGCCTGGCCATGAGCGTGATGACCGGTGATCCGCGGCTGATGCTCGCCAAGGACAGCGGGGTGAGCAGTGTCGTCGGCATCTCGATGATCGTCTCCGTGTTCATGGGGAAGCCCCTGATGACCGCAGGCCTCAAGCCGTTCGTGACGAAGGGGAAGGCGGACAGGAGTGCCGCCTGGGACCGGCTGATGGCCGGGTCCGCACCGTTCCGGCGGGCCGAGCGGAGGTTCTCGCTGATATGGGGGACCGTGCTGGTGGTCGAGTGTGTGGCGCGGGTGATCGGCGCCTACACCCTTCCGGTGCACACGATGGTCTGGCTGGGGACCGTGCTGACGGTGGTCGCCATCCTGGTGGCGATGGTCGTCGCGGGGGGCGGCGCCGCCGAACCGATGGAGAGGATGGTCAGCGCCGAGACGGAGCGCGCGGGGGGACCGCAGGCCGGTGGAGCGGGGACGGAAGCCACGTCCGCCGTGGCGGCCGCGCCAGCCGTGACGGCCGTGACGGGAAGCTGA
- a CDS encoding dihydrofolate reductase family protein, which translates to MDQLLRVQNFNVSRDGFGAGEHQSLESPFGHPDPGAMFAWVGATASWPMRTDPGGSRGLDDYFTRDFARNIGAEIMGRNKFGPQRGPWNDHDWRGWWGAEPPFHTPVFVMTHHARPSFTLSDTTFHFVDGDPAAVLDQAREAAQGKDVRLGGGPTTIRQFLDADLVDTLHVAVSPVELGSGVRLWKSPDELLDRFHLEVVPSPSGVTHHLFWRR; encoded by the coding sequence GTGGATCAATTGCTGAGAGTCCAGAACTTCAACGTCTCGCGTGACGGATTCGGTGCCGGTGAGCACCAGAGTCTGGAGAGCCCGTTCGGCCACCCCGATCCCGGAGCGATGTTCGCCTGGGTCGGCGCCACGGCGAGCTGGCCCATGCGCACCGACCCCGGAGGCAGCCGCGGTCTCGACGACTACTTCACACGGGACTTCGCACGCAACATCGGTGCCGAGATCATGGGACGCAACAAATTCGGGCCCCAGCGCGGGCCCTGGAACGACCATGACTGGCGCGGCTGGTGGGGCGCCGAGCCCCCGTTCCACACCCCGGTGTTCGTCATGACCCACCACGCGCGTCCTTCGTTCACGCTCTCCGACACCACGTTCCACTTCGTCGACGGAGACCCGGCCGCGGTGCTCGACCAGGCGCGGGAGGCCGCGCAGGGCAAGGACGTCCGACTCGGCGGCGGTCCCACCACCATCCGGCAGTTCCTCGACGCCGACCTCGTCGACACCCTGCACGTGGCGGTCTCGCCGGTGGAGCTCGGATCCGGGGTACGACTCTGGAAGTCCCCCGACGAGCTGCTCGACCGGTTCCACCTCGAGGTCGTGCCCAGCCCGAGCGGGGTGACGCACCACCTGTTCTGGCGACGGTGA
- the mnmA gene encoding tRNA 2-thiouridine(34) synthase MnmA: protein MTDDAPRRLRVLAAMSGGVDSAVAAARAAEAGHDVTGVHLALSENPKSFRTGARGCCTIEDSHDARRAADVIGIPFYVWDLAERFREDVVDDFIAEYEAGRTPNPCLRCNEKIKFAALLDKALALGFDAVCTGHYATVVLREDGTRELHRASDMAKDQSYVLGVLDDRQLAHAMFPLGDTLTTKAEIREEAARRGLFVAKKPDSHDICFIADGDTQGFLAKRLGTATGDIVDESGAVLGTHEGAYGFTIGQRKGLRIGHPAPDGKPRYVLDISPVDNTVTVGPADALDVTGLTAIRPRWCGRPPTAGPATYTAQLRAHGGETEVTAELVDGTELRVTFTEPVRGVAPGQAIVLYDGSRVVGSATIATTERRVRAGA, encoded by the coding sequence ATGACTGATGACGCACCCCGCCGCCTCCGCGTACTCGCCGCCATGTCCGGCGGTGTCGACTCCGCCGTCGCCGCGGCCCGCGCCGCCGAGGCCGGCCATGACGTGACGGGCGTGCATCTCGCCCTCTCCGAGAACCCGAAGTCGTTCCGCACCGGCGCCCGCGGCTGCTGCACGATCGAGGATTCGCACGACGCCCGCCGCGCCGCCGACGTCATCGGCATCCCCTTCTACGTCTGGGACCTCGCCGAACGCTTCCGTGAGGACGTCGTCGACGACTTCATCGCCGAGTACGAGGCCGGCCGCACCCCGAACCCCTGCCTGCGCTGCAACGAGAAGATCAAGTTCGCCGCGCTGCTGGACAAGGCCCTGGCGCTGGGCTTCGACGCCGTCTGCACGGGCCACTACGCCACGGTCGTCCTGCGCGAGGACGGCACCCGCGAGCTGCACCGCGCCTCCGACATGGCCAAGGACCAGTCGTACGTCCTCGGCGTCCTCGACGACCGCCAGCTGGCGCACGCCATGTTCCCGCTCGGCGACACCCTCACCACCAAGGCGGAGATCCGCGAAGAGGCGGCCCGCCGCGGGCTGTTCGTCGCCAAGAAGCCGGACAGCCACGACATCTGCTTCATCGCCGACGGCGACACCCAGGGCTTCCTCGCCAAGCGGCTCGGCACGGCCACCGGCGACATCGTCGACGAGTCCGGCGCGGTCCTGGGCACGCACGAGGGCGCGTACGGCTTCACGATCGGCCAGCGCAAGGGCCTGCGCATCGGCCACCCGGCCCCCGACGGCAAGCCGCGCTACGTCCTCGACATCTCCCCGGTCGACAACACCGTCACGGTCGGCCCCGCCGACGCCCTCGACGTCACGGGCCTGACCGCCATCCGCCCCCGCTGGTGCGGCCGCCCCCCGACGGCAGGCCCCGCCACGTACACGGCCCAGCTCCGCGCCCACGGCGGCGAGACCGAGGTCACGGCCGAGCTGGTGGACGGCACCGAGCTCCGGGTGACGTTCACCGAACCGGTCCGCGGCGTGGCCCCCGGCCAGGCGATCGTCCTCTACGACGGCAGCCGGGTGGTCGGCTCGGCGACCATCGCCACCACGGAGCGGCGGGTACGGGCGGGGGCCTGA
- a CDS encoding N-acetylmuramoyl-L-alanine amidase yields the protein MQRMGNRDRERGGETAGDQGEGPEAGRGISRRRALWIGGGGAVAAGVAALAARGELAHWWWRLPGNEKPRKPGAVDFRGAQWVAASPENYRRADRPADYAIDRVVVHVVQGSYATALDVFRDPEHEAGAHYVVRKDGHVAQLIRELDVAFHAGNRGYNERSVGIEHEGYVDRPESFTDAMYASSARLTAGVCRRYGFPADREHIVGHAEVPGTDHTDPGKHWDWDRYLGLVRAELRRPVRKPSREQRAGGA from the coding sequence ATGCAGCGCATGGGGAACAGGGACCGGGAGCGGGGCGGGGAAACGGCCGGGGACCAGGGCGAAGGCCCGGAGGCCGGGCGCGGCATCAGCCGGCGGCGGGCGCTGTGGATCGGAGGCGGCGGGGCGGTGGCCGCCGGGGTCGCGGCGCTCGCGGCGCGGGGTGAGCTGGCGCACTGGTGGTGGCGGCTGCCGGGGAACGAGAAGCCGCGGAAGCCGGGCGCGGTGGACTTCCGGGGCGCGCAGTGGGTCGCGGCGTCCCCGGAGAACTACCGGCGGGCGGACCGGCCGGCGGATTACGCGATCGACCGGGTGGTCGTCCATGTCGTCCAGGGCAGCTACGCGACCGCCCTGGACGTCTTCCGGGACCCGGAGCACGAGGCCGGTGCCCATTACGTGGTCCGGAAGGACGGGCATGTCGCGCAGCTGATCCGCGAGCTGGACGTGGCGTTCCACGCGGGGAACCGCGGCTACAACGAGCGGAGCGTCGGGATCGAGCACGAGGGGTACGTGGACCGGCCGGAGTCGTTCACGGACGCCATGTACGCGTCGTCGGCGCGGCTGACGGCCGGGGTGTGCCGGCGGTACGGCTTCCCGGCCGACCGGGAACACATCGTGGGGCATGCGGAGGTGCCGGGGACGGATCACACCGATCCGGGGAAGCACTGGGACTGGGACCGGTATCTGGGGCTGGTCCGGGCCGAGCTGCGCAGGCCCGTACGGAAGCCGTCGCGGGAGCAGCGGGCCGGCGGGGCATAG
- a CDS encoding cysteine desulfurase family protein, producing the protein MVYLDHAATTPMLPEAVQAMTAQLTVTGNASSLHADGRRARRTVEEARESLAVSLGARPSEIVFTAGGTEADNLAVKGLYWARRAADPARTRVLASPVEHHAVLDAVEWLVDHEGARVEWLPVDPHGRVHAEALREAIARNPADVALATVMWANNEIGTIQPVRELAEAAAEFDIPLHADAVQAFGQLEVDFAASGLAAMTVSGHKIGGPYGIGALLLGREYAPVPVLHGGGQERQVRSGTLDTPAIAAFAAAGRYAVAHRDDFARDIGALRDDLVKAVLAAAPDAVLGGDPDPAGRLPANAHFSFPGCEGDSLLLLLDAQGIACSTGSACTAGVAQPSHVLLATGMSPELARGTLRFSLGHTSTAQDVAALAQAIGPVVERARSAGLS; encoded by the coding sequence ATGGTTTACCTCGACCACGCCGCCACCACCCCGATGCTCCCGGAGGCGGTGCAGGCGATGACCGCCCAGCTGACCGTCACCGGCAATGCGTCCTCGCTGCACGCCGACGGCCGGCGGGCCCGGCGCACCGTCGAGGAGGCGCGCGAGTCCCTCGCGGTCTCGCTCGGCGCACGCCCCAGCGAGATCGTCTTCACCGCGGGCGGCACCGAGGCCGACAACCTCGCGGTCAAGGGCCTGTACTGGGCGCGCCGGGCCGCCGACCCGGCCCGGACCCGTGTCCTCGCCAGCCCCGTCGAGCACCACGCGGTCCTCGACGCCGTCGAGTGGCTCGTCGACCACGAAGGCGCCCGCGTCGAGTGGCTGCCGGTCGACCCCCACGGCCGGGTGCACGCCGAGGCGCTGCGCGAGGCCATCGCCCGCAACCCCGCCGATGTCGCGCTCGCCACGGTCATGTGGGCCAACAACGAGATCGGCACCATCCAGCCGGTCCGTGAACTCGCCGAGGCCGCCGCGGAGTTCGACATTCCGCTGCATGCGGACGCGGTGCAGGCGTTCGGCCAGCTGGAGGTCGACTTCGCCGCCTCCGGGCTCGCCGCGATGACGGTCTCCGGCCACAAGATCGGCGGCCCGTACGGCATCGGCGCGCTGCTGCTCGGCCGTGAGTACGCCCCGGTGCCGGTGCTGCACGGCGGCGGCCAGGAGCGGCAGGTCCGCTCCGGCACCCTCGACACCCCCGCCATCGCCGCCTTCGCCGCGGCCGGCCGGTACGCCGTCGCCCACCGCGACGATTTCGCCCGCGACATCGGCGCGCTCCGCGACGACCTGGTCAAGGCCGTGCTCGCCGCCGCCCCCGACGCCGTCCTCGGCGGCGACCCGGACCCCGCGGGCCGGCTGCCCGCCAACGCCCACTTCTCCTTCCCCGGCTGCGAGGGCGACTCCCTGCTGCTCCTCCTGGACGCCCAGGGCATCGCCTGCTCCACGGGCTCCGCCTGCACCGCCGGCGTCGCCCAGCCCAGCCACGTCCTGCTGGCCACCGGCATGTCCCCGGAGCTCGCCCGCGGCACCCTGCGGTTCTCCCTGGGGCACACCTCGACGGCACAGGACGTGGCCGCGCTGGCGCAGGCCATCGGCCCGGTCGTGGAACGGGCACGGAGCGCGGGGCTGAGCTGA
- a CDS encoding thioesterase family protein, with product MALVTQGDSEFDRDTAVTRRAPGVYDAHLSAGWTIIQAVNGGYLLALMGRALGDALPHPDPLSVTAHYLTASVPGPAVIRTDVVRTGRTMSTGTASLIQFAEDGSEIERLRVLAAYGDLGALPDDVRTTAKPPAIPPFEHCLGADSAPGGRPAISGSTAITERLALRLDPATAGWAVGAPSGKGEMRAWFGLADGREPDPLSLLLTVDALPPTAFEMGLSGWVPTVELTAHIRHRPAPGPLRVAITTRNLAGGFLEEDAEVWDSQDRLVAQSRQLARAVLQG from the coding sequence ATGGCTCTGGTGACCCAAGGTGACAGCGAGTTCGACCGCGATACGGCGGTCACCCGTCGCGCCCCCGGCGTCTATGACGCGCACCTCTCCGCCGGCTGGACGATCATCCAGGCGGTCAACGGCGGCTACCTCCTCGCCCTCATGGGCCGCGCCCTGGGCGACGCCCTCCCGCACCCCGACCCGCTGTCCGTCACCGCGCACTACCTGACGGCCTCGGTCCCCGGCCCCGCCGTGATCCGTACCGACGTGGTCCGCACCGGCCGCACGATGTCGACCGGCACCGCCAGCCTCATCCAGTTCGCGGAGGACGGCAGCGAGATCGAGCGGCTGCGGGTGCTCGCCGCGTACGGCGACCTCGGTGCGCTGCCCGACGACGTCCGCACCACCGCCAAGCCGCCGGCCATCCCTCCGTTCGAGCACTGCCTGGGTGCCGACAGCGCCCCCGGTGGCCGCCCCGCCATCTCCGGCAGCACGGCCATCACCGAGCGGCTCGCGCTGCGCCTGGACCCGGCGACCGCGGGCTGGGCCGTCGGCGCCCCGTCCGGCAAGGGCGAGATGCGCGCCTGGTTCGGCCTCGCCGACGGCCGCGAGCCCGACCCGCTCTCCCTCCTGCTGACCGTCGACGCGCTGCCGCCGACCGCCTTCGAGATGGGCCTGTCCGGCTGGGTGCCCACCGTCGAGCTGACCGCCCACATCCGCCACCGCCCGGCGCCCGGCCCGCTCCGGGTCGCCATCACCACCCGCAACCTCGCGGGCGGCTTCCTGGAGGAGGACGCGGAGGTCTGGGACTCCCAGGACCGGCTGGTCGCCCAGTCGCGGCAGCTGGCACGCGCGGTGCTGCAGGGCTAG
- a CDS encoding trimeric intracellular cation channel family protein — MLHVLYLFGVAAFAASGVLAAYRANMDPFGGLVLAFAASISGGTLRDVILDRRPLYWTHDWVLLTVIICVGVGTMAYLRFWQLPHKSLLVVDAIGLSVVTVIGARAAIDAGATPLAVIILAVLTGVAGEVIRDVLCGEFPPLLLREDVYAIAALTGGCCYLLLYRLGTGATPAAAISAGVVFALRMGAVYLGLHLPRPQQLRSRRGPQDSG; from the coding sequence ATGCTTCACGTCCTCTACCTGTTCGGTGTCGCGGCCTTCGCGGCGAGCGGGGTGCTGGCCGCCTATCGCGCCAACATGGACCCCTTCGGCGGTCTGGTGCTCGCCTTCGCCGCGTCCATCTCCGGCGGCACGCTGCGCGATGTCATCCTCGACCGGCGGCCGCTGTACTGGACGCACGACTGGGTACTCCTGACCGTGATCATCTGCGTCGGCGTCGGCACCATGGCCTACCTGCGGTTCTGGCAGCTGCCGCACAAGTCGCTGCTGGTGGTCGACGCGATCGGGCTGTCCGTGGTCACGGTGATCGGGGCCCGCGCCGCGATCGACGCGGGCGCCACCCCGCTCGCCGTGATCATCCTGGCGGTGCTGACCGGGGTCGCCGGTGAGGTCATCCGCGATGTGCTGTGCGGGGAGTTCCCGCCGCTGCTGCTGCGCGAGGACGTCTACGCGATCGCCGCGCTGACCGGCGGCTGCTGCTATCTGCTGCTGTACCGCCTCGGCACCGGGGCCACCCCCGCCGCGGCGATCTCGGCGGGGGTGGTGTTCGCGCTGCGGATGGGAGCGGTCTACCTCGGGCTGCACCTGCCGCGCCCCCAGCAGCTCCGCAGCCGGCGCGGGCCGCAGGACTCCGGCTGA
- a CDS encoding M1 family metallopeptidase — translation MALSRSARRTSRWLALATAVASAATIAAAPGASPGSPGIGDPYFPRLGNGGFDALHYDLGVSYHPGSGRLDGRTTLTARATQNLSAFDLDLQKLTVDSVRVNGRRAHFSRSGDEISVRPDFSLRHGRKFTVTVAYHGVPQPLSGPIVFGSDYGWMKTKDGVFVACEPNAASTWFPSSDHPGDKATYDIRIDAPKGLTGVSNGRLINSGEAHGRSYAHWRENRPMATYLATATIGKFDVRTGTTPGGTPIYVATDPTLPTGTVDVYGVTAEATDYWSKVFGPYPFEETGAIVDDMPQAGFSLEVQSKPAYSAVRSETTIVHELAHQWFGDSVSVRQWKNIWLNEGFASYAQWLWAEHRGTLSAHDAFRRAYDARPASDAFWKVKVADPQRDTMFAQAVYTRGAMTLQALRERIGDRAFFTLLPAWTAAHRYGNADTAQFIALAEKVSGQQLDDLFDTWLTTDSKPALPAG, via the coding sequence ATGGCACTCTCCCGTTCCGCACGTCGCACCTCCCGCTGGCTCGCACTGGCGACCGCGGTGGCCTCGGCCGCCACCATCGCCGCCGCCCCCGGCGCGTCCCCCGGCTCCCCGGGCATCGGGGACCCGTACTTCCCCCGCCTGGGCAACGGCGGCTTCGACGCCCTGCACTACGACCTCGGCGTCAGCTACCACCCCGGCAGCGGCCGTCTCGACGGCCGCACCACGCTCACCGCCCGGGCCACCCAGAACCTCTCGGCCTTCGACCTCGACCTGCAGAAGCTGACGGTCGACTCGGTCCGGGTGAACGGCCGGCGGGCGCACTTCTCCAGATCCGGCGACGAGATATCCGTACGCCCGGACTTCTCGCTGCGCCACGGCAGGAAGTTCACCGTCACCGTCGCCTACCACGGCGTTCCCCAGCCGCTGAGCGGCCCGATCGTCTTCGGCTCGGACTACGGCTGGATGAAGACCAAGGACGGTGTCTTCGTCGCCTGCGAGCCGAACGCGGCCTCGACGTGGTTCCCCTCCAGCGACCACCCCGGCGACAAGGCGACCTACGACATCCGTATCGACGCCCCCAAGGGCCTGACCGGCGTCTCCAACGGCCGCCTGATCAACTCCGGGGAGGCGCACGGCCGCTCGTACGCCCACTGGCGCGAGAACCGTCCGATGGCGACCTACCTGGCCACCGCCACCATCGGCAAGTTCGACGTCCGTACGGGCACCACCCCCGGCGGCACGCCCATCTACGTGGCCACCGACCCGACCCTGCCCACGGGCACCGTCGATGTCTACGGCGTCACCGCCGAGGCCACCGACTACTGGTCGAAGGTCTTCGGCCCGTACCCCTTCGAGGAGACCGGGGCGATCGTCGACGACATGCCGCAGGCCGGCTTCTCGCTGGAGGTGCAGTCCAAGCCCGCCTACTCGGCCGTGCGCAGCGAGACGACCATCGTCCACGAGCTGGCGCACCAGTGGTTCGGCGACTCGGTCTCCGTCCGGCAGTGGAAGAACATCTGGCTCAACGAGGGCTTCGCCAGCTACGCCCAGTGGCTGTGGGCCGAGCACCGCGGCACCCTGAGCGCCCATGACGCCTTCCGCAGGGCGTACGACGCCCGCCCGGCGAGTGACGCCTTCTGGAAGGTGAAGGTCGCCGATCCGCAGCGCGACACCATGTTCGCGCAGGCGGTCTACACCCGCGGAGCGATGACGCTGCAGGCGCTGCGCGAGCGGATCGGGGACCGGGCGTTCTTCACGCTGCTGCCGGCCTGGACCGCCGCGCACCGCTACGGCAACGCGGACACCGCCCAGTTCATCGCGCTCGCGGAGAAGGTCTCCGGGCAGCAGCTGGACGACCTCTTCGACACCTGGCTGACGACGGACAGCAAGCCGGCGCTGCCGGCCGGCTGA